The following are from one region of the Streptomyces fradiae genome:
- a CDS encoding esterase/lipase family protein — MRRRSATALLTLLTALAALLAGPGAGPASAATAAHRPVVLVHGYNADPGVWGSLDARLRAAGYADGEIFRWGYDTHQSVNEVLAGRFAAYVDEVRRTTGADRVDIVAHSFGSLPTRWYVKYAGGTATVAHWISLAGPNHGTGVAWACALWDQACRDMTPGSWVQNHLAEGDETPGPVAYTTFWSNCDEVIDPDDSVRLTGATNTPAGCLDHNALLGDEAVGRGVVAALGAA; from the coding sequence ATGCGTCGTCGCTCAGCCACCGCTCTCCTCACGCTGCTTACGGCCCTGGCCGCGCTGCTCGCCGGACCCGGCGCGGGCCCGGCGAGCGCCGCCACCGCCGCCCATCGGCCGGTCGTCCTGGTCCACGGCTACAACGCCGACCCGGGCGTCTGGGGCAGCCTCGACGCGCGGCTCCGGGCCGCCGGGTACGCCGACGGCGAGATCTTCCGCTGGGGCTACGACACCCACCAGTCCGTCAACGAGGTGCTCGCCGGCCGCTTCGCCGCGTACGTCGACGAGGTGCGCCGCACCACCGGCGCCGACCGCGTCGACATCGTCGCCCACTCCTTCGGCAGCCTCCCCACCCGCTGGTACGTGAAGTACGCCGGCGGCACCGCCACCGTGGCCCACTGGATCTCCCTGGCCGGCCCCAACCACGGCACCGGCGTCGCCTGGGCCTGCGCCCTCTGGGACCAGGCCTGCCGCGACATGACCCCGGGCAGCTGGGTCCAGAACCACCTCGCCGAGGGCGACGAGACACCGGGCCCGGTCGCGTACACGACCTTCTGGTCGAACTGTGACGAGGTCATCGACCCGGACGACAGCGTGCGCCTGACCGGAGCGACCAACACCCCGGCGGGCTGCCTGGACCACAACGCGCTGCTGGGGGACGAGGCGGTGGGGCGCGGGGTGGTCGCCGCGCTGGGGGCGGCCTGA
- the lysA gene encoding diaminopimelate decarboxylase produces the protein MTVAPLAPAASDLSVWPASAVAHPDGRLLVGGVALDELAERHGTPLYVLDEDEVRGRCRAYRDAFPEAEVHYAAKAFLCRALAHWVEEEGLGLDVCSAGELELAVTTGFPAERILLHGNAKSPEDLRAALRLGVGRIVIDNPAEIARIAAAVGPHARQKVLLRVTPGIGAGGHAKIRTGSDDQKFGLSLRDGHAQHAIARILDQPRLELTGLHCHLGSQITEVKPYLVAVRRLVGLMARTRDAHGVVLPELDLGGGHGIAYRPGDPALDLPALARRVHTELAVSCASAGLPVPRLLVEPGRAVVGPAGVAVYRVLAVKTTPERVFVAVDGGMSDNPRPALYGVRYAPRLIARPSTAPPRPVTVVGRHCEAGDILAAHVPLPADLRPGDLLALPAAGAYHLSMASSYNLIGRPPLVAVSAGTSRLLVRRETLDDLRARDVGL, from the coding sequence ATGACCGTCGCACCCCTCGCCCCCGCCGCCTCCGATCTGTCGGTGTGGCCCGCCTCGGCGGTGGCCCACCCGGACGGGCGGCTGCTCGTCGGCGGCGTCGCCCTCGACGAGCTGGCCGAGCGCCACGGCACACCGCTGTACGTCCTGGACGAGGACGAGGTACGGGGCCGCTGCCGCGCCTACCGCGACGCGTTCCCGGAGGCCGAGGTCCACTACGCCGCCAAGGCGTTCCTGTGCCGGGCGCTGGCCCACTGGGTCGAGGAGGAGGGCCTGGGGCTCGACGTGTGCTCGGCGGGAGAGCTGGAGCTCGCCGTGACCACGGGGTTCCCGGCCGAGCGGATCCTGCTGCACGGCAACGCCAAGTCTCCGGAGGACCTGCGGGCCGCGCTGCGGCTCGGCGTCGGCCGGATCGTCATCGACAACCCGGCGGAGATCGCCCGGATCGCGGCGGCGGTCGGTCCGCACGCGCGCCAGAAGGTGCTGCTGCGGGTCACCCCCGGCATCGGCGCGGGCGGCCACGCCAAGATCCGCACGGGCTCGGACGACCAGAAGTTCGGCCTGTCACTGCGCGACGGGCACGCCCAGCACGCGATCGCCCGCATCCTCGACCAGCCGCGCCTCGAACTGACCGGGCTCCACTGCCACCTGGGCTCGCAGATCACGGAGGTCAAGCCGTACCTGGTCGCGGTGCGGCGGCTCGTCGGGCTGATGGCCCGCACCCGCGACGCGCACGGCGTGGTCCTGCCCGAGCTCGACCTCGGCGGCGGCCACGGCATCGCCTACCGCCCGGGCGACCCGGCCCTCGACCTCCCCGCGCTCGCCCGGCGCGTCCACACCGAACTGGCCGTGAGCTGCGCGAGCGCCGGCCTCCCGGTGCCCCGGCTCCTCGTCGAGCCGGGCCGCGCGGTCGTCGGGCCTGCGGGCGTCGCCGTCTACCGGGTGCTGGCCGTGAAGACCACCCCGGAGCGGGTGTTCGTCGCGGTCGACGGCGGCATGAGCGACAACCCGCGCCCCGCGCTCTACGGCGTGCGCTACGCCCCGCGCCTGATCGCCCGCCCCTCGACGGCGCCCCCGCGGCCGGTGACCGTGGTCGGCCGCCACTGCGAGGCCGGCGACATCCTCGCCGCCCACGTCCCCCTCCCCGCCGACCTCCGCCCCGGCGACCTCCTCGCCCTCCCGGCCGCCGGCGCCTACCACCTGTCCATGGCCTCCTCCTACAACCTCATCGGCCGCCCCCCGCTCGTCGCCGTATCGGCGGGCACGAGCCGCCTCCTCGTCCGCCGCGAGACCCTGGACGACCTGCGGGCGCGGGACGTGGGCCTCTGA
- a CDS encoding SAV_915 family protein has product MSDILYGDDPEPAEQVPAGRGGGRRGGRARLCVPVRPAAHGCAARLFRTPLGARTAVAFTTPERLRSVLGPDQAWTALAEPALRALVRPLGVAELTVDPALTAAPPTGGPSAGLSPVPPSARRPRPVPAR; this is encoded by the coding sequence ATGAGCGACATCCTGTACGGAGACGATCCCGAGCCCGCCGAACAGGTGCCGGCCGGACGAGGCGGGGGCCGACGCGGGGGCCGTGCCCGGCTCTGCGTACCCGTCCGGCCGGCGGCCCACGGCTGCGCGGCGCGCCTCTTCCGTACGCCGCTCGGCGCCCGTACCGCCGTCGCGTTCACCACGCCCGAGCGCCTCAGGTCCGTCCTCGGCCCCGACCAGGCCTGGACGGCGCTCGCCGAGCCCGCGCTGCGGGCCCTGGTCCGGCCGCTGGGTGTCGCGGAGCTGACCGTCGACCCGGCGCTCACGGCGGCCCCGCCAACCGGTGGGCCGTCCGCCGGACTCTCCCCGGTCCCGCCGTCCGCGCGCCGGCCGCGGCCGGTGCCGGCCCGCTGA
- a CDS encoding phosphoribosylanthranilate isomerase: MFVKVCGLATTAEIDVAAAAGADAIGLVVSGTSVRGLTRDRAAVLAAHARAHTPEHVLSVLVVNDTPAAEAAALARELDVDALQLHGPAYGEAEFAAAVRVFPRLWRATSLKERPDTRVGAYGEEVLLLDSPRAGSGSRWDLSLLDTARPEGSWLLAGGLAPDNVAEAVGRARPWGVDVSSGVESAPGVKDHELIREFVTAAKAAAAAG; encoded by the coding sequence GTGTTCGTGAAGGTGTGCGGGCTCGCCACGACGGCCGAGATCGACGTGGCCGCCGCGGCCGGGGCCGACGCGATCGGCCTGGTCGTCAGCGGGACCAGCGTCCGCGGTCTGACCCGCGACCGGGCCGCGGTCCTCGCCGCCCATGCCCGCGCCCACACCCCGGAGCACGTGCTCTCCGTGCTCGTCGTCAACGACACCCCCGCCGCCGAGGCGGCCGCGCTCGCCCGTGAGCTCGACGTCGACGCGCTCCAGCTGCACGGCCCGGCGTACGGCGAGGCGGAGTTCGCCGCGGCGGTCCGGGTCTTCCCCCGGCTGTGGCGCGCGACCTCCCTCAAGGAGCGGCCCGACACCCGGGTCGGCGCGTACGGCGAGGAGGTTCTGCTGCTCGACTCGCCCCGCGCCGGCTCCGGTTCGCGCTGGGACCTGTCCCTCCTCGACACCGCCCGCCCCGAGGGCTCCTGGCTGCTCGCCGGCGGCCTGGCACCCGACAACGTCGCCGAGGCCGTCGGCCGGGCCCGCCCCTGGGGCGTCGACGTCTCCAGCGGGGTCGAGTCCGCGCCCGGTGTGAAGGACCACGAGCTCATCCGCGAGTTCGTCACGGCTGCCAAGGCCGCAGCCGCCGCGGGCTGA
- a CDS encoding alpha/beta fold hydrolase, producing the protein MDILLVAGLWLDGSAWDDVVPELAALGHRPVPLTLPGQGDGAASATLDDQVAAVVAAVDAASGRPFVVGHSAATTLAWLAADARPEKIAGVALVGGFPAPDGREYAPFFPVEDGVMRFPGWAPFEGPDAADLDEAARERFASATVPVPGPVVQGVVRLTDPRRFEVPVTLVCPEFSPDEARQWLAAGESPELAAAKHLSYVDIDSGHWPMTTRPRELARILAEAAEGVPGV; encoded by the coding sequence GTGGACATCCTGCTCGTCGCCGGTCTGTGGCTCGACGGATCGGCGTGGGACGACGTCGTGCCCGAACTCGCCGCGCTCGGCCACCGTCCCGTCCCCCTCACGCTCCCCGGACAGGGCGACGGCGCCGCCTCCGCCACGCTCGACGACCAGGTCGCGGCGGTCGTCGCCGCCGTGGACGCGGCGTCCGGCAGGCCCTTCGTGGTCGGCCACTCCGCCGCCACCACGCTGGCCTGGCTCGCCGCCGACGCGCGGCCCGAGAAGATCGCGGGCGTCGCCCTGGTCGGCGGCTTCCCCGCCCCCGACGGCCGGGAGTACGCCCCCTTCTTCCCGGTCGAGGACGGCGTCATGCGCTTCCCCGGCTGGGCGCCCTTCGAGGGCCCCGACGCCGCCGACCTGGACGAGGCCGCCCGCGAGCGCTTCGCCTCCGCCACCGTCCCCGTCCCCGGCCCGGTCGTCCAGGGCGTCGTACGGCTCACCGACCCGCGCCGCTTCGAGGTGCCGGTGACGCTGGTGTGCCCCGAGTTCAGCCCGGACGAGGCGCGGCAGTGGCTCGCCGCCGGCGAGAGCCCGGAACTGGCCGCCGCCAAGCACCTCTCGTACGTGGACATCGACTCCGGCCACTGGCCGATGACCACCCGGCCCCGCGAGCTCGCCCGGATCCTGGCCGAGGCGGCGGAAGGAGTCCCTGGGGTGTGA
- a CDS encoding NAD(P)/FAD-dependent oxidoreductase → MTENPNSVRTTTSVLVIGGGYAGVMAANRLTSRPGVTVTLINPRPDFVHRVRLHQLVGGSDDAVVAYEDVLAAGVRLVTDTVTRIDPAGRGVTLAAGDPLAYDYLVYAVGSGTADPGVPGAAEFARPISTLEEARRLRTALDAEPVTAPVTVVGAGPTGLETAAELAEAGRPVTLVCGGVLGPYLHPRARRSVAKHLARLGVTVVEGTDAKVTAVTRDAVRLADGRELPSRVTVWTAGFAVPDLAVRSGLTTDALGRLLTDETLTSVDDPRIVAAGDSAAPSGLPLRMSCQSALPQGARAADTVLSRLAGERPGELHQSYYAQCVSLGRAAGVFQLADRADVAIGFHVDGRLGARFKEIACTSIHQQLVGEARKPGSYRLHHLPGGAAKRRQLLRAARADRADQDQASAAR, encoded by the coding sequence ATGACCGAGAACCCGAACAGCGTGCGGACGACGACGTCCGTGCTCGTGATCGGCGGCGGATACGCCGGCGTGATGGCGGCGAACCGGCTGACCAGCCGCCCCGGCGTCACCGTGACGCTGATCAACCCGCGCCCGGACTTCGTCCACCGGGTCCGCCTCCACCAGCTGGTCGGCGGATCCGACGACGCCGTCGTCGCCTACGAGGACGTCCTGGCCGCCGGCGTCCGGCTGGTCACCGACACCGTGACCCGGATCGACCCGGCCGGGCGCGGCGTGACCCTGGCGGCCGGCGACCCGCTCGCCTACGACTACCTGGTCTACGCCGTGGGCAGCGGCACCGCCGACCCGGGCGTGCCGGGGGCGGCCGAGTTCGCGCGCCCGATCTCCACCCTGGAGGAGGCGCGGCGGCTGCGCACCGCCCTCGACGCCGAGCCCGTGACGGCCCCCGTGACAGTCGTCGGCGCCGGTCCCACCGGCCTGGAGACCGCCGCCGAGCTGGCGGAGGCCGGCCGCCCGGTCACCCTGGTCTGCGGCGGCGTACTCGGCCCCTACCTGCACCCGCGGGCCCGGCGTTCCGTCGCCAAGCACCTCGCCCGGCTCGGTGTGACGGTCGTCGAGGGGACGGACGCGAAGGTGACGGCCGTGACCCGGGACGCCGTACGGCTCGCCGACGGCCGCGAGCTGCCGAGCCGGGTCACCGTCTGGACCGCCGGGTTCGCCGTCCCCGACCTCGCCGTCCGCAGTGGCCTGACCACCGACGCCCTGGGCCGGCTGCTCACGGACGAGACGCTGACGAGCGTCGACGACCCGCGGATCGTCGCGGCCGGCGACTCGGCGGCGCCGTCCGGTCTGCCGCTGCGGATGAGCTGCCAGTCCGCGCTGCCGCAGGGCGCCCGGGCCGCCGACACCGTGCTCAGCCGGCTCGCGGGCGAGCGGCCGGGGGAGCTCCACCAGTCGTACTACGCCCAGTGCGTCAGCCTGGGCCGGGCCGCCGGGGTCTTCCAGCTCGCCGACCGGGCCGACGTCGCGATCGGGTTCCACGTCGACGGCCGGCTCGGCGCCCGCTTCAAGGAGATCGCCTGCACCTCCATCCACCAGCAGCTGGTCGGAGAGGCCCGCAAGCCCGGCTCCTACCGCCTCCACCACCTGCCGGGCGGCGCCGCCAAGCGCCGGCAGCTCCTGCGCGCCGCCCGCGCCGACCGAGCCGACCAGGATCAGGCGTCGGCCGCCCGCTGA